One part of the Solanum dulcamara chromosome 3, daSolDulc1.2, whole genome shotgun sequence genome encodes these proteins:
- the LOC129882518 gene encoding uncharacterized protein LOC129882518 isoform X1 → MEAQVAWWKHFDKFTDESGSPKVKFKYYGKIYAAATKDGTSADILTSDDWKNVRSMVKFLETFYLLTLKVFGSKYVTNNVDFVEIAELDLILKEMMENEDGNLKEMAKNMRIKFRKYWGEPEKMYKMIFISSMLDPRNKLDYVPFAIVNMFGKEIGDRLIEAVKTYMKALYGYYVTKSSKDSLFPSSSLTSSGNSSSTSSVSDYDNFQKKVQ, encoded by the exons atGGAAGCTCAAGTTGCTTGGTGGAAGCATTTTGATAAGTTCACTGACGAAAGTGGATCTCCGAAAGTCAAATTCAAGTATTATGGGAAAATTTATGCAGCTGCTACAAAAG ATGGAACTAGTGCAGATATTCTTACAAGTGATGATTGGAAAAATGTGAGGTCAATGGTAAAGTTTCTTGAAACTTTTTATCTTCTTACTTTGAAGGTCTTTGGTTCAAAGTATGTCACTAACAATGTGGATTTTGTGGAAATTGCTGAACTTGATCTTATTTTGAAAGAGATGATGGAAAATGAAGATGGTAATTTGAAAGAAATGGCAAAAAATATGAGGATAAAGTTCAGGAAGTATTGGGGTGAACCAGAGAAAATGTACAAGATGATCTTTATTTCATCTATGTTGGATCCCCGTAATAAGCTTGATTATGTTCCTTTTGCTATTGTGAATATGTTTGGAAAAGAAATTGGGGACAGGCTAATTGAAGCAGTGAAAACATACATGAAAGCTTTGTATGGTTATTATGTTACGAAGTCATCAAAAGACTCTTTATTTCCATCATCTTCACTTACATCATCTGGAAACTCATCAAGTACATCTAGTGTGAGTGATTATGACAACTTTCAAAAAAAGGTACAATGA
- the LOC129882518 gene encoding uncharacterized protein LOC129882518 isoform X2, whose protein sequence is MRTKQQFEKHKEVSGGSGSKSELDRYLAEDIESDSDGFDILMWWKVHEAKFPIFAEMARDVLAILISSVASEYAFCTGGRILDPFRSSLTPKLCNLLFIFKIGLEMSLFQSILRKIWSILSNLNLICSGCLVYPYTYITVLLFSKLLPPGTRSYKSALCLLPCWSFGVFVADAAVLHTGRLEAIEGKYFVIFLAIEYRIKVLGKYLFI, encoded by the exons ATGAGAACAAAACAGCAATTTGAGAAGCATAAAGAAGTTAGTGGAGGTTCAGGTAGTAAATCAGAATTGGATAGATATCTTGCCGAAGATATTGAGTCAGATAGTGATGGCTTTGATATATTAATGTGGTGGAAAGTTCATGAGGCAAAATTTCCCATTTTTGCGGAGATGGCTCGTGATGTGCTAGCCATTCTTATTTCAAGCGTCGCATCAGAATACGCATTCTGCACAGGTGGTCGCATTCTTGATCCGTTCAGGAGTTCATTGACTCCTAAACTGTGCAATCTCTTATTTATCTTCAAGATTGGCTTAGAAATGAGTCTATTCCAATCAATATTAAGGAAGATTTGGAGTATCTTGAGCAACTTGAACTTG ATTTGCAGTGGTTGTCTAGTTTATCCATACACGTACATCACTGTGTTGTTGTTTTCTAAGTTGCTGCCTCCTGGAACTAGAAGCTATAAAAGTGCATTATGTTTGTTGCCTTGTTGGTCTTTTGGAGTTTTTGTTGCTGATGCTGCGGTGCTGCATACTGGAAGGCTGGAAGCTatagaaggaaaatattttgttattttcttaGCTATAGAATATAGAATAAAAGTGCTTGGTAAGTACCTCTTCATCTGA
- the LOC129883536 gene encoding uncharacterized protein LOC129883536 translates to MNDFKYSDDQASRLLSLYFPGAKNGINKARFVEHFLVGGWKTNEDAVQMVILYFIHTFVFSQLGDAPISVDDFKMYSCSNIVQSQHEMESIVVHDSQQKPEDSTSAAKVNFRKPNEVTGFEDFSTTPPTEFLKRSRDVAETSSPPPSKRMKTSPAKKPIQVETANMHKDFIPPNESENLISPDNEPGAKSPKESEKPVSPDNVPGAKSAVDRKFKRLENKMDSNHIDLLKAIDSMANRMTGTSSQVKKDDFDQSFHVVEQQEAPTGLEGPEPSTMINQVDNISEQSISADVPELFDQQVYSDTLKESKTLNFTPQLKDVSAHQMEPQRADTDQLIANSDTLQNTGKKDGRVADDKSDKVEEQVEEIEKEKIKPSTSESNTSAPFSTETLDVIDALIYGLSLPAMSLTAVSHEQVQDECLLRDSQLPTTLPSKANVLFDDAKTPSRRSRIPSKILQSPYLSNFGSSEKGKENLSDVMHQTHPFEGFGICYQPPSELVTDYSQWIDKGLLKSHGNK, encoded by the exons ATGAATGACTTCAAGTATTCTGATGATCAAGCAAGTAGATTattgtctttatattttcctGGTGCCAAAAATGGGATCAACAAAGCTCGTTTCGTTGAGCATTTTCTGGTTGGAGGATGGAAAACAAACGAAGATGCCGTTCAGATGGTCATTCTCTATTTTATCcatacttttgttttttctcaactaggtgatgcacctatatcAGTTGATGATTTCAAGATG TATTCATGCTCCAACATTGTCCAATCTCAACATGAAATGGAATCTATTGTTGTTCATGACAGCCAACAGAAACCTGAAGATTCAACATCGGCTGCCAAGGTCAATTTCAGAAAACCTAATGAAGTCACTGGATTTGAGGACTTTTCAACAACACCacccactgaatttttaaagAGATCCAGGGATGTCGCTGAGacatcttctccacctcctTCCAAGAGAATGAAGACTTCCCCTGCTAAAAAgccaattcaagtagaaacagCCAACATGCACAAGGATTTCATACCACCAAATGAATCAGAAAATCTTATTTCTCCTGACAATGAACCGGGGGCAAAGTCACCAAAGGAATCAGAAAAGCCTGTTTCTCCTGACAATGTACCAGGGGCGAAGTCAGCT gtTGACCGGAAGTTCAAGCGTTTGGAGAACAAAATGGATTCAAATCACATTGATCTTTTGAAAGCCATCGACAGTATGGCGAACCGAATGACTGGCACATCATCTCAAGttaaaaaagatgattttgatCAATCATTCCATGTGGTTGAACAACAAGAAGCACCTACTGGATTGGAG gGACCTGAACCATCCACCATGATAAATCAGGTGGACAACATATCGGAACAAAGCATTTCAGCAGATGTTCCTGAATTATTTGATCAGCAAGtttattctgatacattaaag GAATCGAAAACATTAAATTTTACACCACAATTGAAGGATGTATCAGCACACCAAATGGAACCACAAAGAGCAGATACTGATCAGCTTATTGctaattctgatacattacag AACACTggaaagaaagatggaagagTAGCCGATGATAAATCTGACAAAGTAGAAGAGCAAGTCGAggagattgaaaaagaaaaaatcaaaccaagcaCATCAGAATCCAATACTTCAGCACCATTTTCGACCGAAACTCTGGATGTGATAGATGCTCTAATATACGGACTTTCATTACCAGCCATGTCATTGACAGCTGTTAGTCATGAGCAAGTTCAGGATGAATGTCTATTACGCGATAGCCAGCTACCAACCACTCTTCCATCAAAAGCTAATGTATTGTTTGACGATGCGAAGACACCATCTCGAAGAAGCAGGATTCCTTCGAAGATCTTACAGTCGCCGTATCTTTCAAACTTTGGGTCGAGTGAAAAGGGAAAGGAAAATTTGTCAGATGTTATGCATCAGACACAcccttttgaaggttttggTATATGCTATCAACCCCCTTCCGAGCTTGTCACAGACTACTCTCAATGGATAGATAAAGGACTTCTAAAATCACATGGCAACAAGTAA
- the LOC129881611 gene encoding uncharacterized protein LOC129881611, whose protein sequence is MAKAYRKDEVDKLMAKVERIDQRVAQYLKNAGYEKWSRVHATVNRGRMMTSNIAECINGCLVEARELPIIDFLEQTRMLFGSWNCKNREIASYTKHTLGRKFEDILVSNTIKCSRMKVIASSEYLYSVYELGIRYIVCLKRKTCTCGRFQLDEIPCPHAIAVLKSKNITDLHPYCSDYYKSEALANTYELPMVPMPDKKDWTAPKEILEEIVLPPIYKRMPGKPKKGRKKFANEKITSSTNSCGRCGHEGHNKKTCNFIPK, encoded by the exons ATGGCCAAGGCATACCGAAAAGATGAAGTCGATAAATTAATGGCCAAAGTTGAAAGAATCGATCAACGGGTggcacaatatttaaaaaatgcaggatacgaaaagtggtcaagggttcatgccactgtcaacaggggtagaatgatgacttctaacatcgcagaatgtatcaatggatgtcttgttgaagcacgagagctgcctataattgactttttggagcaaacgagaatgttatttggttcttggaactgcaaaaatagagaaatagcatcttatacaaaacatactttgggtagaaaattcgaagatatcctAGTTTCAAACACGATcaagtgttcgagaatgaag GTTATTGCTTCATCAGAGTATCTTTATTCTGTTTACGAAttaggtataagatacattgtgtgtctaAAGAGAAAAACATGCACTTGTGGTAGAtttcaactagacgagataccatgtccacatgcaattgcagtgttgaagagcaagaacattactGACCTGCACCCATATTGTTCTGATTACTACAAATCAGAGGCGttggcaaatacttatgaattaccaatggttccaatgccagataagaaagactGGACTGCTCCGAAGGAAATTTTAGAAGAAATTGTCTTGCCGCCAATATACAAAAGGATGCCAGGAAAAccaaagaaagggagaaaaaagttCGCTAATGAGAAAATAACAAGTAGCACAAATTCTTGTGGACGTTGTGGCCACGAAGGCCACAACAAaaagacttgtaatttcattcctAAATAG